Genomic DNA from Streptomyces sp. GS7:
CGGGGCCACCCACGTCCCGCGGGCGTTCGCGCCGTGGTTGCGGTGCCATTCGGACGGCGTGCTGCCGCCGCCCTGCGCCGGGTAGCGTGCCTTGCCCGCCACCAGCCAGGCGATCGGCCCGAGCAGCACCTCGCCGAACAGCAGGATGACGAGCACCCACACCACCTTCGGCAGTCCGCGGACCTGCGACTCGGGGGTGTTGAGGCAGTCGATGAAGGCGTAGATCCACAGCGCCAGCACCAGCAGGAACGGCAGATACCTGAGCATTGCGGACGGTCCCCCAGCGGACGGCGGCGAGCCCCCGCCGGGGCCCGGTGACCCGTACAGGGTAGTGCGTACCGGATACTGGAGCGCATGGCTTACGACGATCTTCGCTCCCTGCTGCGGGCCCTGGAGCGCGAGGGCGACCTCAAGCGCATCAAGGCCGAGGTCGACCCGTATCTGGAGGTCGGCGAGATCGTGGACCGGGTGCAGAAGTCCGGTGGCCCGGCGCTGCTCTTCGAGAACGTCAAGGGCTCGTCGATGCCGCTGGCGATGAACGTCTACGGCACCGACCGCCGGCTCCTCAAGGCGCTCGGCCTCAAGGCGTACGAGGACATCAGCGACAAGATCGGCGGACTGCTCAGGCCCGAGCTGCCGCAGGGGTTCGTCGGCGTCCGCGAGGCGTTCGGCAAGCTCGCGAACATGACCCACGTCCCGCCGAAGAAGGTCAAGGGCGACGCCCCCGTCCAGGAGGTCGTGCTCACCGGCGACGACGTCGATCTGGAGCGGCTGCCGGCGCTGTTCACCTGGCCCAAGGACGGCGGCTCCTTCTTCAACCTCGGCCTGACGCACACCAAGCACCCCGAGACCGGTGTCCGCAACCTGGGCCTCTACCGCCTCCAGCGCCACGACCGGCGCACCATCGGCATGCACTGGCAGATCCACAAGGACAGCCGCAACCACTACCAGGTCGCCGCCAAGCGCGGCGAGAAGCTGCCGGTCGCCATCGCCTTCGGCTGCCCGCCGGCGGTGACGTACGCCTCGACCGCGCCGCTGCCGGGCGACATCGACGAGTACCTCTTCGCGGGCTTCCTCCAGGGCAAGCGGATCGAGATGGTCGACTGCAAGACCGTCCCGCTCCAGGTCCCGGCCAACGCCGAGGTCGTCATCGAGGGCTGGCTGGAGCCCGGCGAGATGCTGCCGGAGGGCCCGTTCGGGGACCACACCGGCTTCTACACGCCGCAGGAACCGTTCCCCGCGCTCACCATCGACTGCGTCACGATGCGCCGCCGGCCGCTGCTCCAGTCGATCGTCGTGGGCCGCCCGCCGACCGAGGACGGGCCGCTGGGCCGGGCGACCGAGCGGTTCTTCCTCCCGCTCCTCAAGATCATCGTCCCGGACATCGTGGACTACCACCTCCCGGAGTCCGGCGGGTTCCACAACTGCGCGATCGTCTCGATCGACAAGAAGTACCCCAAGCACGCCCAGAAGGTCATGCACGCCATTTGGGGCGCCCACATGATGTCGCTGACCAAGCTGATCGTGGTGGTCGACGCGGACTGCGACGTGCACGACCTCCACGAGGTCTCCTGGCGGGCGCTCGGCAACACCGACTACGCCCGCGACCTGACCGTCGTCGAAGGCCCCGTCGACCACCTCGACCACTCCTCGTACCAGCAGTTCTGGGGCGGCAAGGCGGGCATCGACGCCACGAAGAAGTGGCCCGAGGAGGGCTACACACGAGACGGCGGCTGGCCGGACATGGTCGAGTCGGACCCGCGGACGGCCGCGCTGGTCGACCGCCGCTGGAAGGAGTACGGCCTGTGAGTGCGGCAGAAGGAGTCATCGGCGGCCCGGGGCCCGCACAACCGGACAGCAGGGTACGGGCGTTCCTCCGCCTCGTCGTCATCGAGCACTCGGTCTTCGCGCTGCCCTTCGCCTACATCGCGTCGTTCACCGCGATGCACGGGCTGGACCGGAACGTCCACTGGGGCCGGCTGCTGCTCGTCACCGTCGCCATGGTCGGCCTGCGGACCTTCGCGATGGCCGTCAACCGCATCATCGACCGGGAGATCGACGCCCGTAACCCGCGCACGGCCGGCCGCGAGCTGGTCACCGGCGCGGTCTCGGTCCGCTCCGCCTGGACCGGCGCGCTGGTCGCCGTGGTCGTCTTCCTGGGCGCGGCGGCGCTGCTGAACCCGCTGTGCCTGGTGCTGGCGCCGGTCGCCGTGATCCCGATGGTGGTCTATCCGTACGGCAAGCGCTTCACCAACTTCCCGCACGCGATCCTGGGGTTGGCGCAGGCGATGGCCCCGGTCGGCGCCTGGATCGCGATCACCGGCGAGTGGTCCTGGGAGTCGGTGATCCTCGGTCTCGCGGTCGGCATCTGGATCGGCGGCTTCGACCTGATCTACGCGTGCCAGGACGTCGAGGCGGACCGGGCGAACGGCGTCATGTCCGTGCCGGCCCGCTTCGGTGTGCCGGGCGCGCTCTGGGGGGCGCGCTGGTGCCATGTCGTCACCACCGCGCTGCTGGCGTGGTACGGCGTCGCCATCGGCGCCGGCGTCTTCTTCTGGGCCGGGCTGGTGATCGTGGCGGCGGCCTTCTGCTACGAGCACGCGATCGTCCGCCCGCATGACACCTCGCGGCTCAACCGGGCGTTCTTCCAGGTCAACAGCTT
This window encodes:
- a CDS encoding menaquinone biosynthesis decarboxylase; protein product: MAYDDLRSLLRALEREGDLKRIKAEVDPYLEVGEIVDRVQKSGGPALLFENVKGSSMPLAMNVYGTDRRLLKALGLKAYEDISDKIGGLLRPELPQGFVGVREAFGKLANMTHVPPKKVKGDAPVQEVVLTGDDVDLERLPALFTWPKDGGSFFNLGLTHTKHPETGVRNLGLYRLQRHDRRTIGMHWQIHKDSRNHYQVAAKRGEKLPVAIAFGCPPAVTYASTAPLPGDIDEYLFAGFLQGKRIEMVDCKTVPLQVPANAEVVIEGWLEPGEMLPEGPFGDHTGFYTPQEPFPALTIDCVTMRRRPLLQSIVVGRPPTEDGPLGRATERFFLPLLKIIVPDIVDYHLPESGGFHNCAIVSIDKKYPKHAQKVMHAIWGAHMMSLTKLIVVVDADCDVHDLHEVSWRALGNTDYARDLTVVEGPVDHLDHSSYQQFWGGKAGIDATKKWPEEGYTRDGGWPDMVESDPRTAALVDRRWKEYGL
- a CDS encoding PLD nuclease N-terminal domain-containing protein, whose product is MLRYLPFLLVLALWIYAFIDCLNTPESQVRGLPKVVWVLVILLFGEVLLGPIAWLVAGKARYPAQGGGSTPSEWHRNHGANARGTWVAPDDNPEFLRSLKEEPASSHSVKDEALLKDWEADLRRREEQLRRQRQNQQGAAGTERAAGAEDAAEGTANGPQGKGGPEDTTPPAKD
- the mqnP gene encoding menaquinone biosynthesis prenyltransferase MqnP; the protein is MSAAEGVIGGPGPAQPDSRVRAFLRLVVIEHSVFALPFAYIASFTAMHGLDRNVHWGRLLLVTVAMVGLRTFAMAVNRIIDREIDARNPRTAGRELVTGAVSVRSAWTGALVAVVVFLGAAALLNPLCLVLAPVAVIPMVVYPYGKRFTNFPHAILGLAQAMAPVGAWIAITGEWSWESVILGLAVGIWIGGFDLIYACQDVEADRANGVMSVPARFGVPGALWGARWCHVVTTALLAWYGVAIGAGVFFWAGLVIVAAAFCYEHAIVRPHDTSRLNRAFFQVNSFIGIALFVCALLDLFVRGLTP